The Ensifer adhaerens genome contains a region encoding:
- a CDS encoding ABC transporter permease: MASLATSPTAVAPRGWLSPVNQRRWQNFKANRRGYWSLWLFLALFGLSLVGELIANDKPIIASYKGELLFPVVIDYPEEKFGGFLAETDYRSDFIRDEIEANGWMIWPPVRYSYQTVNSNIPHSAPTKPFWLMDKEERCSAYPDKTNDRNCIVGNLNWLGTDDQARDVFARMIYGFRISVLFGLTLTIASAVIGVTAGAIQGYFGGWTDLLMQRFIEIWSSMPVLYILLIIAAILPPGFFILLGIMLLFSWVGFVGVVRAEFLRARNFEYVNAARALGVGNGTIMYRHLLPNAMVATLTFLPFILSGSITTLTSLDFLGFGMPPGSPSLGEMIAQGKSNLQAPWLGLTAFCVMSLMLSLLIFVGEATRDAFDPRKTFR, encoded by the coding sequence ATGGCAAGCCTCGCAACGTCCCCGACCGCTGTGGCGCCGCGTGGCTGGTTGTCACCGGTCAACCAGCGCCGCTGGCAGAATTTCAAGGCGAACCGACGGGGCTACTGGTCGCTTTGGCTGTTCCTGGCGCTGTTCGGGCTCAGCCTGGTCGGTGAACTGATCGCCAACGACAAGCCGATCATCGCCTCCTACAAGGGCGAGCTTTTGTTCCCTGTCGTCATCGACTATCCGGAGGAAAAGTTCGGCGGCTTCCTGGCCGAGACCGACTATCGCTCCGACTTCATCCGCGACGAGATCGAGGCCAATGGCTGGATGATCTGGCCGCCGGTGCGCTATTCCTACCAGACGGTCAATTCCAACATCCCGCATTCGGCGCCGACCAAGCCGTTCTGGCTGATGGACAAGGAAGAGCGCTGCTCCGCCTACCCTGACAAGACCAACGACCGGAACTGCATCGTCGGAAACCTCAATTGGCTCGGCACCGATGACCAGGCCCGCGACGTCTTTGCGCGCATGATCTATGGCTTCCGCATCTCGGTGCTCTTCGGCCTGACGCTCACCATCGCCTCGGCGGTGATCGGTGTCACCGCCGGCGCCATCCAGGGTTATTTCGGCGGCTGGACCGACCTCCTGATGCAGCGTTTCATCGAGATCTGGTCGTCGATGCCGGTGCTCTACATTCTCCTGATCATCGCCGCGATCCTGCCGCCAGGCTTCTTCATCCTGCTTGGTATCATGCTCTTGTTCTCCTGGGTCGGTTTCGTCGGTGTCGTGCGCGCCGAGTTCCTGCGGGCTCGCAATTTCGAATACGTCAACGCGGCACGCGCGCTCGGCGTCGGCAATGGCACGATCATGTATCGCCACCTCCTGCCGAACGCGATGGTGGCGACGCTGACCTTCCTGCCCTTCATCCTCTCTGGCTCGATCACGACGCTGACTTCGCTCGACTTCCTCGGCTTCGGCATGCCGCCGGGATCGCCCTCGCTCGGCGAGATGATCGCCCAGGGCAAGTCCAACCTGCAGGCGCCCTGGCTGGGGCTGACGGCCTTCTGCGTCATGTCGCTGATGCTGTCGCTGCTGATCTTCGTGGGCGAAGCGACGCGCGATGCCTTCGATCCGAGAAAGACGTTCCGGTGA
- a CDS encoding microcin C ABC transporter permease YejB, producing the protein MGAYILRRLLLMIPTIFGIMAISFIVVQFAPGGPVEQVISDLTNAGGSDRLSGSSGDLMQAGGDEGGRYRGAQGLDPEFIAKLEKQFGFDKPPLERFATMMWNYLRFDFGESFFRNTSVIDLIKEKMPVSISLGLWILLFSYAISIPLGIKKAVSDGSAFDVWTSGIIVIGYAVPSFLFGILLIVVFAGGSFFDWFPLRGIVSDNFWDLPWWQKILDYIWHMTLPLITLLLSAFATTTLLTKNSFIDEIKKQYVTTARAKGLTDGQVLYGHVFRNAMLIIIAGFPGAFISAFFTGSLLIEYIFSLDGLGRLGYDSVVKRDYPIVFATLFIFSLMGLLVSLLSDLIYTWVDPRIDFERRDV; encoded by the coding sequence ATGGGTGCCTACATCCTGCGCCGCCTGCTTTTGATGATCCCGACGATCTTCGGGATCATGGCGATCTCCTTCATCGTGGTGCAATTCGCGCCCGGCGGCCCGGTCGAGCAGGTGATCTCGGACCTGACCAATGCCGGCGGCTCCGATCGCCTGTCGGGCAGCAGCGGCGACCTGATGCAGGCCGGCGGCGACGAAGGCGGGCGCTATCGCGGCGCTCAAGGGCTCGACCCGGAGTTCATCGCCAAGCTCGAAAAGCAATTCGGCTTCGACAAGCCACCGCTCGAACGCTTCGCTACCATGATGTGGAACTATCTCCGCTTCGATTTCGGCGAGAGCTTCTTCCGCAACACCTCGGTGATCGATCTGATCAAGGAGAAGATGCCGGTCTCGATCTCGCTCGGGCTGTGGATCCTTCTATTCTCCTACGCGATCTCCATCCCGCTCGGCATCAAGAAGGCCGTATCCGACGGTTCTGCCTTCGACGTCTGGACCTCGGGCATCATCGTCATCGGCTACGCCGTGCCGAGCTTCCTCTTCGGCATCCTGCTGATCGTCGTCTTTGCCGGCGGCTCGTTCTTCGACTGGTTCCCGCTGCGTGGCATCGTCTCCGACAATTTCTGGGATTTGCCCTGGTGGCAGAAGATCCTCGACTACATCTGGCACATGACGCTGCCGCTGATCACGCTGCTGCTCTCGGCCTTTGCGACGACGACGCTGCTCACCAAGAATTCCTTCATCGACGAAATCAAGAAGCAGTATGTAACGACGGCACGGGCCAAGGGCCTGACCGACGGCCAGGTGCTCTATGGCCACGTCTTCCGCAACGCCATGCTGATCATCATCGCCGGCTTCCCCGGCGCCTTCATCTCGGCCTTCTTCACCGGCTCGCTTTTGATCGAATACATCTTCTCGCTCGATGGCCTCGGCCGGCTCGGCTATGATTCGGTCGTCAAGCGCGACTATCCGATCGTCTTTGCCACGCTCTTCATCTTCTCGCTGATGGGCCTGCTCGTCAGCCTGCTGTCGGACCTCATCTACACCTGGGTCGATCCGCGCATCGATTTCGAGCGGAGGGACGTCTGA
- a CDS encoding extracellular solute-binding protein translates to MPNFCRTVKPGLAASLLTAAFLLLPPAGNAQEQPVWRYGTSSIGELKYKPDFARFDYVNPDAPKGGELRLSESGTFDTFNPILSKGEAASGVTSLVFDTLMKSAEDEITTAYGLLAEGVSYPDDISSATFRLRAEAKWADGKPVTPEDVVFSFEKVKEHNPLLSNYYRHVVSAEKTGDRDVTFRFDEKNNHEMPNILGQFPIVPKHWWEGEDEKGNKRDISRTTLEPVMGSGPYKIASFQAGGSIRFERRDDYWGKSLNVNVGQYNFGVISYAFFSDRNVQFEAFRAGNVDFYQDNSASHWATAYDFPAMKDGRVVREEIENPLRAAGIMQAFVPNMRRDKFKDQRVREALNYAFDFEDLNRNLAYNAFQRVDSYFWGTELASKALPEGREKAILEELKDKVPPEVFTVPYANPVNGDPQKVRDNLRKALALFKEAGYELKGNRLVNVKSGEPFSFELLLANPSFERTVTPFINSVKKIGIDARIRTVDDSQYTNRVRSFDYDMIYGIWAQTLVPGNEQIDYWGSASVNQQGSRNYAGISDPAIDELIRRIIFAPNRDELVATTRALDRVLLAHHFVVPLFYSRSVRVAYWNQLARPQELPYYGIGFPDAWWSKNASPK, encoded by the coding sequence ATGCCAAACTTCTGCAGGACCGTGAAACCTGGCCTCGCTGCCTCGCTACTGACAGCGGCGTTTCTTCTCCTCCCTCCTGCAGGCAATGCCCAAGAACAGCCCGTCTGGCGCTACGGAACATCGTCAATCGGTGAACTGAAATACAAGCCCGATTTTGCGCGCTTCGACTACGTCAATCCTGACGCTCCCAAGGGTGGAGAGCTGCGCCTGTCGGAGAGCGGTACATTCGATACCTTCAATCCAATTCTCTCCAAGGGCGAGGCGGCGAGCGGCGTAACCTCGCTCGTCTTCGATACGTTGATGAAATCGGCCGAGGACGAGATCACAACCGCCTATGGGCTGCTGGCCGAGGGCGTTTCCTATCCCGACGATATTTCCTCCGCGACGTTTCGCCTGCGCGCCGAGGCCAAGTGGGCTGACGGAAAGCCTGTGACGCCGGAGGACGTGGTTTTTTCGTTCGAAAAAGTGAAGGAACACAATCCGCTTCTGTCCAACTACTACCGCCACGTGGTTTCGGCGGAAAAGACTGGCGACCGCGACGTCACCTTCCGCTTCGACGAGAAGAACAACCACGAAATGCCGAACATCCTCGGCCAGTTCCCCATCGTGCCGAAACACTGGTGGGAAGGCGAGGACGAGAAGGGCAACAAGCGCGACATCAGCCGCACGACGCTGGAGCCGGTGATGGGCTCAGGCCCCTACAAGATTGCGTCGTTCCAGGCCGGCGGCTCGATCCGCTTCGAACGCAGGGACGACTATTGGGGCAAGAGCCTCAACGTCAATGTCGGGCAATATAATTTCGGCGTGATCAGCTATGCCTTCTTCAGCGACAGGAACGTGCAGTTCGAAGCCTTCCGCGCCGGCAACGTCGATTTCTACCAGGACAACAGCGCCAGTCACTGGGCGACCGCCTATGACTTTCCGGCGATGAAGGATGGCCGTGTGGTCCGCGAGGAGATCGAGAATCCGCTGCGCGCAGCCGGCATCATGCAAGCCTTCGTGCCGAACATGCGCCGCGACAAATTCAAGGATCAGCGCGTGCGCGAGGCGCTGAACTACGCCTTCGACTTCGAGGACCTGAACCGCAACCTCGCCTACAACGCCTTCCAGCGTGTCGACAGCTATTTCTGGGGCACCGAGCTTGCCTCCAAGGCTTTGCCGGAAGGACGCGAGAAGGCCATTCTGGAGGAACTGAAGGACAAGGTTCCTCCAGAAGTCTTCACCGTGCCCTACGCGAACCCGGTCAACGGCGACCCGCAGAAGGTGCGCGACAACCTGCGCAAGGCGCTGGCGCTGTTCAAGGAGGCGGGCTACGAACTCAAGGGCAACCGCCTGGTCAACGTAAAGAGCGGCGAGCCCTTCAGCTTCGAATTACTCTTGGCCAACCCGTCGTTCGAGCGCACCGTCACGCCGTTCATCAACAGCGTGAAGAAGATCGGCATCGATGCGCGCATCCGGACCGTCGACGATTCGCAATACACCAACCGCGTCCGAAGCTTCGACTATGACATGATCTACGGCATATGGGCGCAAACACTGGTACCCGGCAACGAGCAGATCGACTACTGGGGTTCGGCTTCGGTCAATCAGCAGGGATCGCGAAACTATGCCGGCATATCCGATCCGGCGATCGACGAACTCATCCGCAGGATCATCTTCGCGCCCAACCGCGACGAACTGGTGGCAACAACACGGGCCCTCGATCGCGTTCTTCTCGCCCATCACTTCGTGGTTCCGCTGTTCTACTCGCGCTCGGTTCGCGTGGCTTACTGGAACCAGCTCGCCCGTCCGCAGGAACTGCCCTACTACGGAATAGGCTTTCCGGACGCGTGGTGGTCGAAAAACGCCTCCCCCAAATGA
- the mepA gene encoding penicillin-insensitive murein endopeptidase, whose protein sequence is MIAPFRRCGSAFLALLLGTSLLIADNAAADETPAKALFGAKALPAEMAANSYGFYAKGCLAGGVAIPTDGPTWQAMRLSRNRRWGHPQMIALIEQFSHDAADKVGWPGLLLGDISQPRGGPMLSGHASHQIGLDADIWLTPMPQRTLTYREREDISATSMLQKNKFLTVDRSIWTPKHAQLIMLAASYPQVERVFVNPAIKKKLCDTWTGDRTNLGKVRPIYGHDYHFHIRIKCPAGASTCKDQAEVPAGDGCDKSLAWWFTDEPWAKPTKKPDAKPVKPKVTTLADLPKACALVLNGPAPASEAAATFGTAYRAAAPAAANDSIEQVIGASGDVPPADIPVPMARPTLQ, encoded by the coding sequence ATGATTGCTCCATTTCGACGTTGCGGCTCGGCGTTTCTTGCGCTGCTGCTCGGAACAAGCCTCCTGATCGCCGACAACGCCGCGGCGGACGAAACGCCGGCCAAGGCGCTTTTCGGCGCCAAGGCCCTGCCTGCCGAGATGGCGGCAAATTCCTACGGCTTCTATGCGAAGGGATGCCTAGCCGGCGGTGTCGCCATCCCGACCGACGGGCCGACCTGGCAGGCAATGCGGCTGTCGCGCAACCGCCGCTGGGGCCATCCGCAGATGATCGCGCTGATCGAGCAGTTTTCCCACGACGCCGCCGACAAGGTCGGCTGGCCGGGCCTGTTGCTCGGCGATATCTCGCAGCCACGCGGCGGGCCGATGCTGTCGGGCCACGCCTCGCACCAGATCGGGCTCGATGCCGATATCTGGCTGACGCCGATGCCGCAACGCACGCTTACCTATCGCGAGCGCGAGGACATCTCCGCCACCTCGATGTTGCAGAAGAACAAATTCCTGACGGTCGACCGTTCGATCTGGACGCCGAAGCACGCGCAGCTGATCATGTTGGCGGCGAGCTACCCGCAGGTGGAGCGCGTCTTCGTCAATCCGGCGATCAAGAAGAAGCTTTGCGATACCTGGACGGGCGACCGCACCAATCTTGGCAAGGTCCGGCCGATCTACGGCCACGATTATCACTTCCACATCCGCATCAAGTGCCCCGCCGGCGCTTCGACCTGCAAGGACCAGGCGGAAGTGCCGGCGGGCGACGGCTGCGACAAGTCGCTGGCCTGGTGGTTCACCGACGAGCCATGGGCGAAGCCGACCAAGAAGCCGGACGCAAAGCCCGTCAAGCCGAAGGTGACGACGCTTGCCGACTTGCCGAAGGCCTGCGCTCTGGTCCTGAACGGCCCGGCGCCGGCCTCAGAAGCGGCCGCCACTTTTGGCACGGCCTACCGGGCTGCCGCGCCGGCCGCAGCGAACGATAGTATCGAGCAGGTGATCGGTGCGTCCGGTGATGTCCCGCCGGCCGATATCCCCGTACCAATGGCGCGTCCGACGCTGCAGTAG
- a CDS encoding methylglyoxal synthase: MADRKCVALIAHDQKKDDLADFAKAHETVLADWRIVATGTTGGRVLDVCPSLDITRLKSGPLGGDQQIGAMIATGEVQLLIFFVDPLTAMPHDVDVKALMRLAIVYDIPMALNRATAEQLIDLNPR; the protein is encoded by the coding sequence ATGGCGGATCGAAAATGTGTTGCGCTGATCGCGCATGATCAGAAGAAGGACGATCTTGCGGACTTTGCCAAGGCGCACGAGACGGTTCTGGCTGACTGGCGGATCGTCGCCACCGGCACGACCGGCGGTCGCGTCCTCGACGTCTGCCCAAGCCTCGATATCACCCGGCTGAAAAGCGGCCCCCTCGGCGGTGACCAGCAGATCGGCGCGATGATCGCCACCGGCGAAGTGCAACTGTTGATCTTCTTCGTCGATCCGCTGACCGCTATGCCGCACGATGTCGACGTCAAGGCGCTGATGCGCCTCGCCATCGTCTACGACATTCCGATGGCGCTCAATCGTGCAACGGCCGAGCAGTTGATCGACCTGAACCCCAGATGA
- a CDS encoding glucokinase, with amino-acid sequence MSGTSEHSFPFPILIGDIGGTNARFALLIDAFADPKQLPPIKTGDFETIEEALQKSILDKTSVQPRSAILAVAGPIRGDEIPLTNAGWVIRPKDMLSSLGLEDVLIINDFEAQALAVAAPADEDLVQIGGGSIRPMTSRVVLGPGTGLGVGGLVFAQHTWFPVPGEGGHVDIGPRTERDFQIWPFLEPIEGRMAGEQILCGRGIMNLYRAVCAADGVDPVLTDPAEVTTHALAESDRAAIETISLFSTYLGRVAGDMALIFMARGGVFLAGGISQKILPALLKSPFRAAFEDKAPHSALMRTIPTFAVIHPMAALSGLAAFARTPRDFGVATEGRRWRS; translated from the coding sequence ATGTCCGGTACCAGTGAACACAGCTTTCCCTTTCCGATCCTGATCGGCGACATCGGCGGCACCAATGCGCGCTTCGCCCTGCTCATCGACGCTTTTGCCGACCCGAAGCAGCTGCCGCCGATCAAGACCGGTGATTTCGAGACGATCGAGGAGGCGCTGCAGAAGAGCATTCTCGACAAGACCTCCGTGCAGCCGCGCTCGGCGATCCTGGCGGTCGCTGGTCCGATTCGGGGCGACGAAATTCCGTTGACCAACGCCGGCTGGGTGATCCGGCCGAAGGACATGCTTTCGAGCCTCGGCCTCGAAGACGTGCTCATCATCAACGACTTCGAGGCGCAGGCGCTTGCCGTCGCCGCTCCGGCGGATGAGGATCTGGTGCAGATCGGCGGCGGCAGCATTCGGCCGATGACCTCCCGCGTCGTGCTGGGTCCGGGAACTGGCCTTGGCGTCGGCGGTCTGGTCTTTGCCCAGCACACCTGGTTCCCGGTGCCGGGCGAAGGCGGACATGTCGATATCGGTCCGCGCACTGAGCGCGACTTCCAGATCTGGCCCTTTCTCGAGCCGATCGAAGGCCGCATGGCCGGCGAGCAGATCCTCTGCGGCCGCGGCATCATGAACCTTTACCGCGCCGTCTGCGCCGCCGATGGCGTTGACCCGGTTCTGACGGACCCCGCGGAAGTAACGACGCACGCGCTGGCTGAGAGCGACAGGGCGGCGATCGAGACCATCTCGCTGTTTTCGACCTATCTCGGGCGGGTCGCCGGCGACATGGCTCTGATCTTCATGGCCCGTGGCGGCGTTTTCCTGGCGGGCGGCATCTCGCAGAAGATCCTGCCGGCGCTCTTGAAGTCGCCCTTCCGTGCTGCCTTCGAGGACAAGGCGCCGCACTCGGCGCTGATGCGGACGATCCCCACCTTTGCCGTCATTCACCCGATGGCGGCACTCTCGGGATTGGCGGCCTTTGCCCGCACACCGAGGGATTTCGGTGTGGCAACGGAAGGACGCCGCTGGAGAAGCTGA
- a CDS encoding ABC transporter ATP-binding protein: protein MSASKKKQHAVDSDTISGILKRVIAENGRDHIRGYVFAISCLAVVAATTGFTASIMETVINEAFANKRADIVLLVCGAILAAFVLRGFATYGQAVALSKIGNNIVARYQRRLYAHLMALSVGYFNETRSAQLAAQISQNVSGIRDVLNLTVTSIARDLLTLIGLVGVMFAKDWLLSIIVFVAAPPLLLGLRYVSKRLRSATREAIEVNSRVLGAMQETIQGITIVKAFTMEGELRGKVETIIDRAENRANRIARLSERTAPMTETFAGLAISAVLAYSAFRAIYADVPPGAFFAFVVALLMAYDPARRLARLQVSLERAAVNARMVYEILDTVPHQRDKADAKELAFTNAAVELRDVRFRYPNGDEVLKGVSFVAEGGKTTALVGPSGAGKSTVISLIPRFYDPASGQILIDGQDIADVTKQSLRQGIAYVSQQPYLFEGSIRDNIRYGRIDATDAEVEDAARLAYAHEFILAQPQGYDTPVGENGMTLSGGQRQRLSIARALVRNAPILLLDEATSALDTESEAAVQKALDHAMDGRTVIVIAHRLSTVVNADKIIVMKDGSVVEEGTHVDLARRPDGLYARLHNLQGQSSEEQSPEGEAPEAPADAEIH, encoded by the coding sequence TTGAGCGCCAGCAAGAAAAAACAGCACGCGGTCGACTCCGATACGATCAGCGGAATCCTCAAGCGGGTGATTGCCGAAAACGGTCGTGACCACATTCGCGGCTATGTTTTCGCCATCAGTTGCCTGGCCGTGGTCGCCGCGACGACCGGCTTTACCGCCTCGATCATGGAAACCGTGATCAACGAGGCCTTCGCCAACAAGCGGGCGGACATCGTTCTGCTCGTCTGCGGCGCAATCCTTGCCGCCTTCGTGCTGCGCGGCTTTGCCACCTATGGCCAGGCCGTCGCGCTTTCGAAGATCGGCAACAACATCGTCGCGCGCTACCAGCGCCGCCTTTATGCCCATCTGATGGCGCTCAGCGTCGGCTATTTCAACGAGACCCGCTCGGCGCAGCTTGCAGCCCAGATCAGCCAGAATGTCAGCGGCATTCGCGACGTGCTCAATCTGACCGTTACCTCAATCGCGCGCGACCTGCTGACGCTGATCGGCCTGGTCGGCGTCATGTTTGCCAAGGACTGGTTGCTGTCGATCATCGTCTTTGTCGCAGCGCCTCCTCTGCTCCTGGGCCTGCGCTATGTGTCCAAGCGCTTGCGCTCGGCCACGCGCGAGGCGATCGAGGTCAACAGCCGTGTTCTCGGCGCGATGCAGGAGACCATTCAGGGCATCACCATCGTCAAGGCCTTCACCATGGAAGGCGAGCTGCGTGGCAAAGTCGAGACGATCATCGACCGGGCCGAAAACCGCGCCAACCGCATTGCGCGGCTGAGCGAGCGTACCGCGCCGATGACCGAAACCTTCGCGGGTCTGGCGATTTCGGCCGTGCTTGCCTATTCGGCTTTCCGCGCCATCTACGCCGACGTGCCGCCCGGTGCCTTCTTCGCCTTCGTCGTCGCCCTGCTCATGGCCTATGATCCGGCCCGCCGCCTGGCGCGTCTTCAGGTCTCGCTCGAACGCGCCGCCGTCAACGCCCGCATGGTCTACGAGATCCTCGACACCGTGCCGCACCAGCGCGACAAGGCCGATGCCAAGGAACTGGCGTTTACGAATGCCGCTGTCGAACTGCGTGACGTGCGCTTCCGCTATCCCAATGGCGACGAGGTGCTGAAGGGCGTCAGCTTCGTGGCCGAGGGCGGCAAGACGACCGCGCTGGTCGGCCCCTCGGGTGCCGGCAAGTCGACGGTCATCAGCCTCATTCCACGGTTCTACGATCCGGCATCCGGCCAGATCCTTATCGACGGGCAGGACATCGCCGACGTCACCAAGCAGTCGCTGCGCCAGGGCATCGCCTATGTGTCGCAGCAGCCCTATCTCTTCGAAGGCTCGATCCGCGACAACATCCGCTACGGCCGCATCGACGCGACGGATGCCGAGGTGGAGGACGCCGCACGGCTTGCCTACGCCCATGAGTTCATCCTTGCGCAGCCGCAGGGCTACGATACGCCGGTCGGCGAGAACGGCATGACGCTGTCGGGCGGCCAGCGCCAACGTCTGTCGATCGCACGTGCGCTTGTGCGCAACGCCCCGATCCTTCTGCTCGACGAGGCTACCTCCGCGCTGGATACCGAATCGGAAGCCGCCGTGCAGAAGGCGCTCGACCACGCGATGGATGGCCGCACGGTGATCGTGATCGCACATCGACTTTCGACCGTCGTCAACGCCGACAAGATCATCGTCATGAAGGATGGCTCCGTCGTCGAGGAAGGCACCCATGTCGATCTTGCACGGCGGCCGGACGGTCTCTACGCTCGCCTCCACAATCTCCAGGGCCAGTCTTCGGAAGAGCAGTCGCCTGAAGGCGAGGCGCCCGAAGCGCCGGCCGACGCCGAAATTCACTAG
- the dapB gene encoding 4-hydroxy-tetrahydrodipicolinate reductase, with the protein MGANDMKLVVVGAAGRMGQTLIRTVHAMDGVRLHAAIERPGSPFIGRDAGELSGLGPIGVPVTDQPLEAFVEAEGVLDFTAPAGTVEFAGLAAQARIVHVIGTTGCSSDDEAKIRAAARHARIVKSGNMSLGVNLLGVLTEKAARALGSADWDIEILEMHHKHKVDAPSGTALLLGAAAAKGRDIALADHSVRVRDGHTGPRPAGTIGFATLRGGSVIGEHSVILAGEGEQVTLSHSATDRSIFARGAVTAALWARGQKPGFYSMLDVLGLN; encoded by the coding sequence ATGGGCGCAAACGATATGAAGCTCGTGGTGGTGGGTGCGGCCGGCCGTATGGGTCAGACGCTGATCAGGACGGTTCACGCGATGGATGGCGTTCGCCTGCATGCGGCCATCGAGCGCCCGGGTTCCCCCTTCATTGGCCGCGATGCGGGCGAGCTCTCCGGCCTCGGCCCGATCGGCGTGCCGGTGACCGACCAGCCGCTCGAAGCCTTCGTCGAAGCAGAAGGCGTCCTTGATTTCACGGCGCCGGCTGGCACCGTCGAGTTTGCCGGGCTCGCCGCCCAGGCCCGCATCGTCCATGTGATCGGCACCACCGGCTGCTCGTCCGACGACGAGGCGAAAATCCGCGCTGCCGCCCGCCACGCTCGTATCGTCAAGTCGGGCAATATGAGCCTCGGCGTCAACCTGCTCGGTGTGTTGACGGAGAAGGCGGCGCGGGCGCTGGGTTCGGCCGACTGGGACATCGAAATCCTCGAAATGCACCACAAGCACAAGGTAGATGCGCCCTCGGGCACGGCCCTGCTTCTCGGCGCTGCGGCGGCGAAGGGGCGCGATATCGCCCTTGCCGACCACTCCGTGCGCGTGCGTGACGGTCATACGGGTCCGCGTCCGGCTGGCACGATCGGTTTTGCGACGCTGCGCGGCGGCTCGGTCATCGGCGAACACTCGGTCATTCTTGCCGGCGAAGGCGAGCAGGTGACGCTCTCGCACAGCGCCACGGACCGTTCGATCTTCGCGCGCGGCGCCGTCACCGCTGCACTCTGGGCCCGCGGCCAGAAACCCGGCTTCTATTCGATGCTCGACGTTCTCGGGCTCAACTGA
- a CDS encoding 2,3-bisphosphoglycerate-dependent phosphoglycerate mutase, with amino-acid sequence MSGTLVLVRHGQSDWNLKNLFTGWRDPDLTELGVEEAKAGGKALADYGIKFDIAFTSDLVRAQRTCQFVLDAVGQSSLETIRDQALNERDYGDLSGLNKDDAREKWGEEQVHIWRRSYDIPPPGGESLRDTGARVWPYYLTEILPRVLSGQKVLVAAHGNSLRSLVMVLDRLSKEQILKLNLATGVPMVYKLNANSTVASKEVLGDMSGAH; translated from the coding sequence ATGAGCGGTACTCTCGTCCTCGTCCGGCATGGCCAGAGCGACTGGAACCTGAAGAACCTGTTCACCGGCTGGCGTGATCCGGACCTGACGGAACTCGGCGTCGAGGAAGCCAAGGCCGGCGGCAAGGCGCTTGCCGACTACGGCATCAAGTTCGACATCGCGTTCACTTCGGACCTCGTTCGCGCCCAGCGCACCTGCCAGTTCGTGCTCGACGCCGTCGGCCAGTCCTCGCTCGAAACGATCCGCGACCAGGCGCTGAACGAACGCGACTACGGCGACCTGTCGGGCCTTAACAAGGATGACGCCCGCGAGAAGTGGGGCGAAGAGCAGGTGCATATCTGGCGCCGCTCCTACGACATTCCGCCTCCGGGCGGCGAGAGCCTGCGCGACACCGGCGCACGCGTCTGGCCCTATTACCTGACCGAGATCCTGCCGCGCGTGCTGTCGGGCCAGAAGGTCCTGGTCGCTGCACACGGCAACTCGCTGCGCTCGCTGGTCATGGTGCTCGATCGCCTGAGCAAGGAACAGATCCTGAAGCTCAACCTCGCGACCGGCGTGCCGATGGTCTACAAGCTCAACGCCAATTCGACCGTCGCTTCCAAGGAAGTGCTCGGCGACATGTCCGGCGCCCACTGA